TTGTCATATTCCCCATCACATCCAAGTTTGAGTCTTTGCTGAACTCTGAAGCCACATTTCAGTCCCAAATTCTGCAATTTTTGAGTAGCATGCTGGCTACTCAAATGAAGATCTTAACCACATATCTGTCTCCACAGGGACTGAAGCCATTAAGATGATGCCCCTTTACAATGTTATCATCTTCTGCTGCGCCACAGGTGCCAAGGTGTCTCATTGCTCATGATTTCATGGCATGCCATTGGAGCTTATGTTCCTTAGCGCAAGAAATGCAAAACGTACACAGGGTCTGTCTTATACAGGGCCATCATCATGCCTGCTTGTTTGTCTCACACCATTGTAACCTTGTTGTTGTACAGTGCAATTGTACTTTCACATGTCGCCATCGCTTGATGATGCCTTCAACAAATTGGATCTACTTTTAAGCCATATAGTGTCTTTTTATTACCAAACTACTCTTCACATTTGTGTGTCCATTTGCTGCATTGCTGTCAACTATGAACTCAAACAgaaaaccttgccatatattcattGCCACGGAAAGAATGTTACATACAGGTTATCTATCTCGTGTATGAGCTACATGTTTATTTTTCTAGTTCCCAAGAGGCCAAAACTGTGGAAAGGCAATGGAATGTCGTACTGACAAATTCATACAGGTGCCTCTCAAATCAAGTAAACATTGTTAATATTGGCCCTATTTATCGTTCATCAAACGCTCAGCTAAGAGCATGTCATCAGGAGTAGTCACCTGCAACAAGTTCACATGTCGAGGTTCAGTTAATTCAAACTTAAAAGTtcagaatatactccctccgttccaaaatagatgactcaactttgtgctaactttagtacaaagttagtataaagttgggtcatctattttggaacggagggagtactagtttaaATAGCTAACATGATACCTTGATGTTTGTATAAGAGCCCTCAGTGATATAAACAGGATGTTTCAAGCATTCTACGATGGAAACATCATCAGTGACCTCAAGGCCATCCCTGTGAGTGCAAAGTTTAATCAGCAAGAAGAAAATGAAATGGGAATTAGCATATCAGTGGATTATATTTGCTGTGATCCAGCTAACCTCTTAACAAGCTCGAAACCATCTTTGAGCAAATTAGGCTTCATCACCTACAATCAGAATATATTTCTAAGTCATACTGTATCCCCCCACATAAAAATGAACATGGAGTTATGGGAAATACAAATCATGAAATGTTCTTATTGGAGGCAATACTATGATTACCTGTGGAGTTTGCATCTCCCAGAGGGTTTTCCTATCGAGGGTTTTTACGACGAAAGAATCGCTGTTGGCCTGGAGACAATTGAAGAGAGAGGATTAAAGTTGCACAGCAAGAATGCCATCGGAACATCAATCATGCAGTATGCTATTATTAGGTAATGACCGAGGATCTTTGCAAGCTCATCTTTTATTGATGAATATCTAGATGTATAAACAGTAACCTCCTTTATAGTAGCTTTGACAGGCACACCAAGAACAGCTGCTCCATGCACCGCAGCATCTTCTATGACCTAGTCAGAAAAATCAAAACCAATATTGTTACTTGAGCGAACTGCAAGATTTTACAAATGTTACCTTTCCCCCTTTACAAAGTTACTATGAAATACCAAAGCACCAGGATTAAATAAGAAATTCTTCAATTTTTCTCAAGGCAGCATAAAGAAGTTCGAAGCCAGATATTTTATCATGCATGTAGTATAATTCACAAAAATATCAGTTGCGACTTCTAAGGGGAGAGTTTTCTGTTAGTTGATGACTGTGCAAGAAGTTCCCTTCATAGGAGAAGAAAGAAACAAATCCAGGAACATCTTACAAGGCACGCTATGATGGATAATTCATGCTGGATCATAGAAGGTAACCTTTTTTACATCTTCAGAGGATACCAAGGGTCTTGCAGAATCATGGACACAAACAAGTTCTGAATCTCCATCAATTTCCTATGGACAAAGTTTTTTGTTCACAAATTATACAAATGTTGAAGATATCTACAATATTGGTGTACAAAAGCAACATAACAAGCAGTATAGGTGGGCTACCACTAACCTGAAGTCCATTAAAAACAGAGTCTTGTCTCTCTTTTCCCGGGGTTGTAAATTTAATAGGTATTTGCAAGTTTTCAACAGAACCTGCGGAAACAGTTGACTGATGAACATCTTACTCCGAGGCTGTGCTGTATCATTCTTTAAATTTGGTCACAGGACTTAATTATAATAAGGCGTAGATGCTAGATTTATAAAAACATAGTGAAAGCAATGAGTATGGGATGAGTCCAGACGAACCTTCAAATAAATTTTTGTAGGATGGATCACACACCACCACGACTTCTTTCACTTCCTTCATTCCACAGAATGTCTTTAAACTGTGGGACAGAAATGTAAGTATTTCGTGTCTGCATGAAATTGCCAAATCAGGGAATTAATAGGTTCTACACCAAGGAAATGAACCTGTGCAGTGCAATTGGTACTCCCAGTAATGGTAGATACTGCTTAGGCATATTGGCCTGTTACAAAAGGTGGAGGGGAATTTAGGTACATTCATCATCCACTGAAATGATTCGCTAGTTCACTGCGAAATACTAAACTTATTTCGAAGCAGCACAATTCCTCACAGCAGATCTAAAATTGATGCCATCAAGCATTACACTGATGCCTGTTCATTTTGTTTAACACTACTCCTAATGTTCAAGAAAGATAGAAATCTCTTGTACGCTACATTTATCTTCACTTGTAGCACGAAAAAGTCGTATAGATACACCATCAGAGTGCATATCAGCAATAGAAGAACAGCTATGGCATTTCCCACCAGAATTGTCACACTAATGTAATGAACATAACCCGGAGCAATACACAGAACACTGTCAAGGACATAATACACTTGAGAACAACAGCCGCTCGTGGAAGCTAAGTTTGGAGCATGATGAGATAAGAGAAAATACCCCCATTCTCTTTCCTTGCCCTCCGGACAAGAGGACCACCGAGACGCTCCTCTCCTTGACAGCCTCCCCGCCCTGGCAAAACAGAGCCCTCGGTCAGTCAGCCAGAAGAGCTCACACCACATACGCGTGTCATCCAAAATCCACCGTACCTGCGCGCCGCCCGGTTCAGCAGCGCAGATGGCTGAATGCGAACGCCTCGTGCTCCGCCGCGGAGCAACCCCGCAGCTCCCACCTGACCACAGTTGACCCCGAAAAAAAGGAAGGCCTCAGTACAGCAGCAGCGGATAAGCAGTTACAGACAATCGGACTGGAACTCTAGCAAGTTCGCAGCCCCAGGGGCGCCGGGCCAAAACGAACGGATTAGAGGCGATTGGCCTGGAGCAACACGAGCGATCCTCACCAATCCgcaggcggcggccgcggcgggacGCGGGAAGCAGCACGGCCGCGGGGCatggaggcggcgtcggggcggaagGGGGCCGCGCGTGCGGGTGGAGGTGGAGGCAGAGGCGGAGCTCCATGCCGGAGGCGCTGGTGGGTGGCCCAGGGAGGGAGAGGGCGGGTGGTGCTGCTGGCGATGGGCGGCCGGAGCGGAGGCGACAAAAACAGTGGGAGGAGGCATCCGGGAACGGAGGTGAGTGTGGTGCGGATACATTCCGGTCAATCTCCGCCGTCCACGAGTTCTGTTTTCTCCGTCACGTGCTGGGGAGGTCTACCGTTTTACGTCAACGGGTCATAGGTTCCCTTTTCCAATTATTATCCATCGGCTCCtcactttgttgttgttgttgtttactGCTTTTTTTTGGCGaaatgtttttttttttgcgggaactgGCGAAATATTGTTGTTTACTTGTTGTTTATGGAGCATATCTGAGTTTTCATTCTTCACAAAAGGACCATCAATCAAACCTTCATTATTTCTCACTAGGCTCACGGCCACATGGACAAGGCTAAACACCCAAAATGCAGAGACAAGCCTCCGCCACACTACAAACTATAACTCACCCACCAAAACGACCGGCAGGAAAATACATCATCGAGTCATTGACGTCGCCGTTGGCAATATCGTCGAGATGGGAAGCCGAGATGGGCAGCCTcaaaacatgaaaagttgcagttcCATCCGGTAGATCGGGACCTCCACTCACTCCCACACCAATAGGGTCGACAGAGGAGGAGGGGGGTGACGATCTACCGAAAGAAGTTGGCGTGCAATGGACCTAGATCGATTCATAATGATTACGCTTATATTTtcagtttcatgatttttttcaaatgtATAAACAAATTTGGCATCGAGCAACTGAAGAAAGATTTGATTGACCATATGTGGGCGGTTAAAGGAACAACTAGTACATATGTAAATTACTTTGTTTGATTGTAATATTTAAATTAAAACTACTACTATATTGCAACAATTTTGAGCTAAACTAAAGCTAGATATGCAGCTATTTTGAGCGAACCGGAAAAAAATGAGGTTGTGTGTATGCGGCTAGTTTTGGATGACTGGCTCGCACATCAATATTTACGGACTGATCCCTGGTACGCAGACGAATGCGGTGTCCGGTTTAGGGTTCCATGTTAGAGATGTTGTTGGGTTAGGCGCTATGCTATTGGAGTTGCTCACAGGTTAGCTAAAGAGCGGGTTAACAATGGACTTCCTAAGGTGTAGTTTCATGCCACACCCCGATTGTATTCTACTCGGGATGGGAATGGGTCGGGTCCCTAACCTGACCTAAAAATTCGAGGTCAACGGGTCATGTGGGTGGGTCTCAAACGGGCCGGAACAGGGCCGGCGTCAGGTGGCCCGCTGGAtcagccgggccggcccatctaTAGTCTTATATCTCACACCAGTTACAATCTTCGTCGCGTCCGTGTTGCTGTAGGACCCGATTCTGCGACGTAGTCCGT
The Triticum dicoccoides isolate Atlit2015 ecotype Zavitan chromosome 3A, WEW_v2.0, whole genome shotgun sequence genome window above contains:
- the LOC119269924 gene encoding 2-C-methyl-D-erythritol 4-phosphate cytidylyltransferase, chloroplastic-like, whose product is MELRLCLHLHPHARPPSAPTPPPCPAAVLLPASRRGRRLRIGGSCGVAPRRSTRRSHSAICAAEPGGAQGGEAVKERSVSVVLLSGGQGKRMGANMPKQYLPLLGVPIALHSLKTFCGMKEVKEVVVVCDPSYKNLFEGSVENLQIPIKFTTPGKERQDSVFNGLQEIDGDSELVCVHDSARPLVSSEDVKKVIEDAAVHGAAVLGVPVKATIKEANSDSFVVKTLDRKTLWEMQTPQVMKPNLLKDGFELVKRDGLEVTDDVSIVECLKHPVYITEGSYTNIKVTTPDDMLLAERLMNDK